The genomic stretch GTATCAGCGGGAGAAAGCTCATCCACTGACTTGCCCCGCCCTGTCCTGCAGCCGGCTGGCTACCCATTGCATACGCTGTATTCATCCTGAAACTCACCTCCTTCATATCTTATTTTAAATGCTTTATAAAACTCTTCGAACTGTCCTTGCTGAATTGCCTCCCTGATCCTTCGCATAAACTCCATATAAAAAAACAGGTTATGGAGCGTATTGAGATAATAGCTTGTCAGTTCATGCGAGACAAGCAGGTGCCGGAGATAAGCCCTGGAAAATGTCCTGCAGATGTAGCATGAGCACTCCTCATCAACAGGTCTTTCGTCCCCGGTAAACTTTGCATTCTTTATATTGATCCTGCCATCCCATGTGAAGAGGTTGCCGTTCCTGGCAAACCGCGTGGGGATAACGCAGTCGAACATGTCTATGCCGCGCCTGACACCCTCAAGGATGTCCTCCGGCAGTCCTACCCCCATCATGTACCTCGGTTTCTCTGAGGGAAGCAAGGGTGCTACGATATCAACCATCTCCCACATCGAGCTTTTCGGCTCTCCTACGCTCAATCCTCCGATCGCATATCCGTCAAAACCCATCTCTGTCAGCTCCTGTGCTGACCTGATGCGCAGGTCTTCGTAAAAACCGCCCTGTATGATGCCGAATAGCGAACTGCCGTTATCTGTCTTTGCGTCCCTGCATTTTTGCGCCCACCGGGAGGTCAGTTCCACCGATGCCTCGGTGTACCCGTAAGAAGACGGATAGGAAACACACTCATCAAGGCAGACGCAGATATCGGCGCCGATATTTTCCTGTACCTGGATCATCTTCTCCGGCGTAAGGAAGTGCCTCGACCCGTCTATGT from Syntrophorhabdaceae bacterium encodes the following:
- the tgt gene encoding tRNA guanosine(34) transglycosylase Tgt gives rise to the protein HEVGAKMILANAYHLYLRPGDQLIREMGGIHRFSGWDGAVLTDSGGYQIFSLGVLREIKDDGVIFQSHIDGSRHFLTPEKMIQVQENIGADICVCLDECVSYPSSYGYTEASVELTSRWAQKCRDAKTDNGSSLFGIIQGGFYEDLRIRSAQELTEMGFDGYAIGGLSVGEPKSSMWEMVDIVAPLLPSEKPRYMMGVGLPEDILEGVRRGIDMFDCVIPTRFARNGNLFTWDGRINIKNAKFTGDERPVDEECSCYICRTFSRAYLRHLLVSHELTSYYLNTLHNLFFYMEFMRRIREAIQQGQFEEFYKAFKIRYEGGEFQDEYSVCNG